From the genome of Dermacentor andersoni chromosome 3, qqDerAnde1_hic_scaffold, whole genome shotgun sequence:
CGCCGCCATCGAGCGGACGTGTCAGCAGTTAACGAACGCAATACAGCAAATAACGCGGCAGTACAATCAGCAACAATCATGGCCGctccagcaacaacaacaactacagcAGTGAAGGGTCTCGTGACCTGGCACTGGAACTGTAACGGTTTCGCTAGCAAGAAGGTAGTCTTGCAGCAACACATAACACAAGTAGCAAACAAGCCTGATATAATCATGATACAAGAGACTCGCACTGATACAGTGTCGCTACCCGGTTATCGCGTATACGCCAAGTCTCCAAAGGTCAGCGGCGGCAGAGGGATATGCACATTGGTTCGCAAGGGACTCACCTTCATTGAGCACGAGTTGCACAATAGTAAAATTGAATACACTCTCATCGAGGTCGTTAcgggcaagaaacaaaagaacagcaccTTTCTGCTTAACGTCTACAGTAGCCCTTCACACTGGAAGCAAAAATTCAAGACGCTCcttcacagagccagcaccgtggCGGGGACTCACAGGCTCGTcgcctgcggggacttcaacgcggcaCACCCGGCATGGGGATATAACAAGCAATTGGCCAAGGGGCGAGACCTGTTCCAAGACACATTAGACCTGGGcttcaccctcatcacagacccgactGATCCTACAAGGATTGGGAACTCTGTGTCCAGGGATACaacgccggacctcacgttcgtgaaGAACGACGAGAAGGGGAATATCTCCTGGCGCAACACGGGGTCAgagctcggcagcgaccactacatcgtaGAGGTCATCATACCGGAAGAGGTCAAGGCCTCGGAGGACACCAGAAAACATTATtttacggattgggatgccttccgtaGCCTGTTACCAACGGAGATGGAGGAAATCAATAACATAGAAGAATGGTCAGCTCACATCGCGGGGAAGGTCAAGGAGGCGACCAAAATCATAGAAACGGATGAGCAGGTCGACAAGGTTGACAGCCGCCTCGCGCACTTATTCGAAGCAAAGCAATCTATCATAAACAGGTGGAAGAAGCAACGACTAAATCGGCGCCTaaggaagaaggtggcggagctgaatcgCGCCATCGAAGTTCATTGTCGGCTGCTCTGCACGCAACAATGGAACGAAATCTGTAATGCTGCGgacgggcagatgcatagcgGCAAAACCTGGAACTTGATGCGGCATCTGCTCGACAAGACTAAAACAAAGTCCCACCAACGCGACCGCCTCGCAAAGATCATTCACAGAGCAGTCAAGGAAAACGGGGAAACTGAAGTAATCAGACGCATAAACAGCAAGTATCTTCCGGttacacccacggaaaggcatcctgagtacggcggtcaagccaacgagaagcttgaccgcgacatcagcgtcgaggaggtgcgagcggccctgcacgaactaaacagcaagtcggcggccggcccggatcacatctcgaacagagcgctcaagaacctcagcgatgtggccatcgaaaacctcaccggttactacaacaagtgctggagtgcggggtcactgccccagcagtggaagactgccaagaccatactcatccccaaaccaggcaagccgccgaacacggacaacctccggcccatctcgctcacgtcctgcgtgggcaaggtgttggagcacgtcctcatgtgtaggtggcaggattacctggaggagtcgggactataccccaccacgatcatcgggtttcggcgttccctcggcacccaagacGCGATGATTCTGTTAAAGAAAGATATAATTGACGAAGATACCCTAACGAAAGACAACAAGGCCATTctggggctggacctgcagagcgccttcgacaaggtgaagcactctgcaatcctagcccaggtgtccagactcaacatgggcgcaagaaCATACAATTATATCAAGGACTTTCTGACGGGACGGACTACTgagctctgcgccggcgatctacggctccaagagaagaggctcggcagtgtcgggaccccccaaggctcggtcatctcgccgttgttattcaacctcgtcatgatcggggtggccaagcgactctctcgcgtcgagggcgtccggcacaccatctacgccgatgacatcacgctgtgggttccgggaggcagcgatggtcacattgagagcacgctgcaagaagccgtcgacgcgattgaagaccagctgaacggttctggtttgatctgctcaccgagcaagtcagaactgctggtgttaccaccgaaaTACGCCAGACGTAAGAAGAGCGaagcgagggattacgaggccatcaagatcgtgacgaggaacggccacgtgatcccggaggtcgacaaaatccgggtgctcggcatgatcatagacaagcgacggggcaacggcgagactatttcccgccttacagccaagattaccaacgcaatacgtctcatcagacgggtcgccaaccgcaaggccgggatgaaggaggaaagcttgattcggcttgtgcactccttcgtaatcagccacgtcacctacgttgcagccttccacaactggatgcaatgtgaaaggaataa
Proteins encoded in this window:
- the LOC140216508 gene encoding uncharacterized protein, with the protein product MSATATPAGPAGRRASRSVSKRRASESRQRSLSRKRSQSRDRVSWADAAKHGAKKAQGGATTTTTTTSNTATTTATTISNSKTVDGNNKSKTREDEAMRMLQEDNEALRRKNNELETKVSWQEATISKMANEIMEIKKLLTTRSTNNETPQAVSCEPTPSISSALPSTSAEKEPAPKRRAIENLKERKLNDRVDNLKDKVDQIEEHLDGLEDYIKTTFTTMINDSKKVVLQQHITQVANKPDIIMIQETRTDTVSLPGYRVYAKSPKVSGGRGICTLVRKGLTFIEHELHNSKIEYTLIEVVTGKKQKNSTFLLNVYSSPSHWKQKFKTLLHRASTVAGTHRLVACGDFNAAHPAWGYNKQLAKGRDLFQDTLDLGFTLITDPTDPTRIGNSVSRDTTPDLTFVKNDEKGNISWRNTGSELGSDHYIVEVIIPEEVKASEDTRKHYFTDWDAFRSLLPTEMEEINNIEEWSAHIAGKVKEATKIIETDEQVDKVDSRLAHLFEAKQSIINRWKKQRLNRRLRKKVAELNRAIEVHCRLLCTQQWNEICNAADGQMHSGKTWNLMRHLLDKTKTKSHQRDRLAKIIHRAVKENGETEVIRRINSKYLPVTPTERHPEYGGQANEKLDRDISVEEVRAALHELNSKSAAGPDHISNRALKNLSDVAIENLTGYYNKCWSAGSLPQQWKTAKTILIPKPGKPPNTDNLRPISLTSCVGKVLEHVLMCRWQDYLEESGLYPTTIIGFRRSLGTQDAMILLKKDIIDEDTLTKDNKAILGLDLQSAFDKVKHSAILAQVSRLNMGARTYNYIKDFLTGRTTELCAGDLRLQEKRLGSVGTPQGSVISPLLFNLVMIGVAKRLSRVEGVRHTIYADDITLWVPGGSDGHIESTLQEAVDAIEDQLNGSGLICSPSKSELLVLPPKYARRKKSEARDYEAIKIVTRNGHVIPEVDKIRVLGMIIDKRRGNGETISRLTAKITNAIRLIRRVANRKAGMKEESLIRLVHSFVISHVTYVAAFHNWMQCERNKIDALIRRAYKAALGLLECTSTNKLLSLGVHNTLDEIAEAQRTAQLERLSMTEAGRRILQYLGFTPGAKAASSDVSVPDGTRRRIRVDLIPRNMNPEYNKERRAARAKALIDFHAKDEHARFVDAAEYQGDCAAFVATVIEASSGATRAAASLRVREACQAEEVAIALAIADPGCQTVLCDSRSAVRNYAKGKVCGEAVRVLCSADLQRQNRCVRIKWFPAHAGNDASEKHDNHNETAHAVARALTNRAAATDRPTWCSAKDRMTTFNELTQFHRLARRTFPPPHPGLSRAEAVLFRQLQTGSLPTPVLMTHLYPKLYVSDVCRVCQRERATLTHILWDCTKFPNEASTSTTIPPRLAAAAECYDHESQTWAVQQVSEAERNRRNVAPQGDRPRE